In a genomic window of Streptomyces sp. NBC_01231:
- a CDS encoding ribonucleoside-diphosphate reductase subunit alpha has translation MTIAPADPVSATAPVEPDGPGTALLRTLAELTADLPDADPGRVAAAALRGRSARADGSELRELATEAAAGLISEDPVYSRLAARLLAISIRAEAASQGVTSFTGSVAVGHREGLIADRTAEFVRLHADRLDTLIDTQGDDRFGYFGLRTLHSRYLLRHPITRRVIETPQHFMLRVASGLAEDDTHRAVDEVAALYKLMSRLDYLPSSPTLFNSGTRHPQMSSCYLLDSPKDELDSIYDRYHQVARLSKHAGGIGIAYSRIRSRGSLIRGTNGHSNGIVPFLKTLDASVAAVNQGGRRKGAAAVYLETWHSDIEEFLELRDNTGEDARRTHNLNLAHWIPDEFMRRVNADAQWSLFSPADVPELVDLWGEEFDAAYRGAEANGLAKKTIPARDLYGRMMRTLAQTGNGWMTFKDAANRTANQTAEPGHVVHSSNLCTEILEVTDDGETAVCNLGSVNLGAFVRNGDIDWERLDETVRTAVTFLDRVVDINFYPTEQAGRSNAKWRPVGLGAMGLQDVFFQLRLPFDSPEAKALSTRLAERVMLAAYEASADLAERNGPLPAWEKTRTAKGVLHPDHYDTELTWPERWAALRARIAATGLRNSLLLAIAPTATIASIAGVYECIEPQVSNLFKRETLSGEFLQVNSYLVNDLKRLGVWDARTREALREENGSVQAFTWIPEDVRALYRTAWEIPQRGLIDMAAARTPFLDQSQSLNLFLETPTIGKLSSMYAYAWKSGLKTTYYLRSRPATRIARAARATVPVQQAADPEAVACSLENPESCEACQ, from the coding sequence GTGACCATCGCGCCAGCCGATCCGGTATCAGCGACAGCTCCTGTGGAACCCGACGGCCCCGGAACCGCGTTGCTGCGGACCTTGGCCGAGCTGACCGCCGACCTCCCCGACGCCGACCCCGGACGGGTCGCGGCCGCCGCGCTGCGCGGCCGCTCCGCGCGGGCTGACGGGTCGGAGCTGCGCGAGCTGGCCACCGAGGCGGCCGCCGGCCTCATCTCCGAGGACCCCGTCTACTCGCGGCTGGCCGCCCGTCTGCTCGCGATCAGCATCCGCGCCGAGGCCGCGTCCCAGGGCGTCACGTCCTTCACCGGCTCGGTCGCCGTCGGGCACCGGGAAGGCCTGATCGCCGACCGTACGGCCGAGTTCGTACGCCTGCACGCGGACCGCCTCGACACCCTCATCGACACTCAAGGGGACGACCGCTTCGGCTACTTCGGCCTGCGCACCCTGCACAGCCGCTACCTCCTGCGGCACCCGATCACCCGCCGTGTGATCGAGACTCCCCAGCACTTCATGCTCCGGGTGGCGTCCGGCCTCGCCGAGGACGACACCCACCGTGCCGTCGACGAAGTAGCCGCGCTCTACAAGCTCATGAGCCGCCTCGACTACCTCCCCTCCTCCCCCACCCTCTTCAACTCCGGGACCCGGCACCCCCAGATGTCGTCCTGCTACCTCCTCGACTCCCCCAAGGACGAGCTGGACTCCATCTACGACCGCTACCACCAGGTGGCCCGGCTCTCGAAGCACGCGGGCGGCATCGGCATCGCGTACTCCCGCATCCGCTCCCGGGGTTCGCTGATCCGCGGCACGAACGGGCACTCCAACGGCATCGTCCCGTTCCTGAAGACCCTCGACGCCTCGGTCGCCGCCGTGAACCAGGGCGGCCGGCGCAAGGGCGCGGCCGCGGTCTACCTGGAGACCTGGCACTCGGACATCGAGGAGTTCCTGGAGCTGCGCGACAACACCGGCGAGGACGCCCGCCGGACGCACAACCTGAACCTCGCGCACTGGATCCCGGACGAGTTCATGCGCCGCGTGAACGCCGACGCGCAGTGGTCGCTGTTCTCCCCCGCCGACGTACCCGAGCTGGTGGACCTGTGGGGCGAGGAGTTCGACGCCGCCTACCGCGGGGCGGAGGCGAACGGCCTGGCCAAGAAGACCATCCCGGCCCGTGATCTGTACGGCCGCATGATGCGCACCCTCGCCCAGACCGGCAACGGCTGGATGACCTTCAAGGACGCCGCCAACCGCACCGCCAACCAGACGGCCGAGCCGGGCCATGTGGTCCACTCCTCCAACCTCTGCACGGAGATCCTGGAGGTCACGGACGACGGCGAGACGGCGGTCTGCAACCTGGGCTCGGTCAATCTCGGCGCCTTCGTCAGGAACGGGGACATCGACTGGGAGCGGCTGGACGAGACCGTCCGCACCGCCGTGACCTTCCTGGACCGGGTCGTCGACATCAACTTCTACCCGACCGAGCAGGCGGGCCGCTCCAACGCCAAGTGGCGTCCGGTGGGCCTCGGCGCGATGGGCCTGCAGGACGTCTTCTTCCAACTGCGCCTGCCCTTCGACTCGCCCGAGGCGAAGGCGCTCTCCACCCGTCTCGCCGAGCGCGTCATGCTCGCCGCGTACGAGGCCTCAGCCGACCTCGCCGAGCGCAACGGCCCGCTGCCGGCCTGGGAGAAGACCCGTACCGCCAAGGGTGTCCTGCACCCCGACCACTACGACACCGAGCTCACCTGGCCCGAGCGCTGGGCGGCCCTGCGCGCCCGGATCGCCGCCACCGGCCTGCGCAACTCCCTGCTGCTGGCCATCGCGCCCACCGCCACCATCGCGTCGATCGCCGGCGTGTACGAGTGCATCGAGCCGCAGGTCTCCAACCTGTTCAAGCGGGAGACGCTGTCCGGTGAGTTCCTCCAGGTCAACTCGTACCTGGTGAACGACCTGAAGCGGCTCGGCGTCTGGGACGCGCGCACCCGGGAGGCCCTGCGCGAGGAGAACGGCTCGGTGCAGGCCTTCACCTGGATCCCCGAGGATGTACGGGCGCTGTACCGCACGGCGTGGGAGATCCCGCAGCGCGGCCTGATCGACATGGCCGCCGCCCGGACCCCGTTCCTGGACCAGTCCCAGTCCCTGAACCTCTTCCTGGAGACGCCGACCATCGGCAAGCTCTCCTCGATGTACGCGTACGCCTGGAAGTCGGGCCTGAAGACGACGTACTACCTGCGCTCGCGTCCGGCGACCCGGATCGCCCGCGCCGCCCGGGCCACCGTGCCCGTACAGCAGGCCGCCGACCCCGAGGCCGTCGCCTGCTCCCTGGAAAACCCCGAGTCCTGCGAGGCCTGCCAGTAA
- a CDS encoding GNAT family N-acetyltransferase produces the protein MDLVIRQAAPDEYATLGEITAQAYLLDDLLDFGESDLYLGELRDVTKRAAAADVLVATQGEQILGGVTFVPSGGPMAEIARPGEAEIRMLAIAREARGRGAGEALVRACVDRARATEGCVRVVLSTQRTMRSAHRIYERLGFVRVPERDWNPIPELDDIMLLTYQLSL, from the coding sequence ATGGACCTCGTGATCCGGCAAGCAGCCCCTGACGAATACGCCACCCTCGGTGAAATCACCGCCCAGGCCTACCTCCTGGACGACCTCCTCGACTTCGGCGAGAGCGACCTGTACCTCGGTGAACTGAGAGACGTGACCAAGCGCGCCGCCGCCGCGGACGTGCTGGTGGCCACACAGGGCGAACAGATCCTCGGCGGCGTCACCTTCGTACCGTCCGGCGGGCCCATGGCCGAGATCGCCCGCCCCGGAGAGGCCGAGATACGGATGCTCGCGATCGCCCGGGAGGCGCGCGGACGCGGAGCCGGTGAGGCGCTCGTGCGGGCCTGCGTAGACCGGGCGAGGGCCACGGAAGGCTGCGTACGAGTCGTCCTGTCGACCCAGCGGACGATGCGCTCCGCCCACCGCATCTACGAACGTCTGGGCTTCGTCCGGGTCCCCGAGCGCGACTGGAACCCGATCCCGGAACTGGACGACATCATGCTGCTCACTTACCAGTTGTCGCTGTGA
- a CDS encoding GntR family transcriptional regulator: protein MSTDVSSAENEGGATVRTARVPKYYRLKKHLLDMTETQSPGTPVPPERTLAAEFDTSRTTVRQALQELVVEGRLERIQGKGTFVAKPKVSQALQLTSYTEDMRAQGLEPTSQLLDIGYITADDRLAGLLDITAGGRVLRIERLRMANGEPMAIETTHLSAKRFPALRRSLVKYTSLYTALAEVYDVHLAEAEETIETSLATPREAGLLGTDVGLPMLMLSRHSLDRTSQPVEWVRSVYRGDRYKFVARLKRPQD, encoded by the coding sequence ATGAGCACCGACGTCAGCAGTGCGGAGAACGAGGGTGGGGCTACCGTCCGTACCGCGCGCGTGCCCAAGTACTACCGCCTGAAGAAGCATCTGCTCGACATGACGGAGACGCAGTCGCCCGGCACGCCCGTGCCGCCCGAGCGCACGCTGGCCGCCGAGTTCGACACCTCGCGCACCACCGTGCGCCAGGCCCTTCAGGAACTGGTCGTCGAGGGACGCCTGGAGCGCATCCAGGGCAAGGGCACGTTCGTGGCCAAGCCGAAGGTCTCGCAGGCCCTCCAACTCACCTCGTACACCGAGGACATGCGAGCCCAGGGCCTCGAACCCACCTCCCAGCTGCTGGACATCGGCTACATCACCGCCGACGACCGGCTCGCCGGTCTGCTCGACATCACGGCCGGCGGGCGGGTGCTGCGCATCGAGCGCCTGCGCATGGCCAACGGCGAGCCGATGGCCATCGAGACGACCCACCTGAGCGCGAAGCGCTTCCCCGCCCTGCGCAGGTCACTCGTCAAGTACACCTCCCTCTACACCGCGCTCGCCGAGGTGTACGACGTCCATCTCGCCGAGGCCGAGGAGACCATCGAGACCTCGCTGGCCACCCCGCGCGAGGCCGGCCTGCTGGGCACCGACGTGGGCCTGCCCATGCTGATGCTGTCCCGGCACTCGCTGGACCGGACGAGCCAGCCGGTGGAGTGGGTGCGGTCCGTCTACCGCGGGGACCGCTACAAGTTCGTGGCGCGGCTGAAGCGCCCGCAGGACTGA
- a CDS encoding sugar ABC transporter permease: MSADTTTPAKAPPRKAPRPPTEANKSPGARPSGGAGTPWLLLAPCLLILGLVLGYPLVRLVTLSFQKFGQSQLWGFQPAESVGLDNFTKVLGDGEFWAVVVRTIVFAAGSVIFTMAAGMLIALLLQRVSGWVKTLVNIALVASWGMPIIVATTVFKWLFDADYGILNALLSKLPGVEMIGHNWFASGPQGLAVIMLLVVWGAIPFVVITLSAGLTQVPKELEEAARLDGAGAWGVFRHVTLPILKPIIVMLTTLSVIWDMGVFPQVFVMRNGHPEAEFQLLTTYSYDRAFVVNDYAQGSAIALLTVLLLLGVVAVYMRQMLKIGEVE; encoded by the coding sequence ATGAGTGCCGACACGACCACCCCTGCCAAGGCGCCGCCGCGGAAGGCACCGCGACCGCCGACCGAGGCGAACAAGTCACCCGGAGCACGGCCTTCCGGCGGAGCGGGTACCCCCTGGCTACTGCTCGCCCCCTGCCTGCTGATCCTGGGGCTGGTCCTCGGCTATCCGCTGGTCCGCCTGGTCACCCTCTCCTTCCAGAAGTTCGGGCAGTCCCAGCTGTGGGGCTTCCAGCCGGCCGAGTCGGTCGGTCTCGACAACTTCACCAAGGTGCTGGGGGACGGGGAGTTCTGGGCGGTCGTCGTCCGGACGATCGTCTTCGCGGCCGGCTCCGTCATCTTCACCATGGCCGCCGGCATGCTCATCGCCCTGCTGCTCCAGCGGGTCTCCGGCTGGGTGAAGACGCTGGTCAACATCGCGCTGGTGGCCAGCTGGGGCATGCCGATCATCGTCGCCACCACGGTCTTCAAATGGCTGTTCGACGCGGACTACGGCATCCTCAACGCGCTGCTCAGCAAGCTGCCCGGTGTGGAGATGATCGGCCACAACTGGTTCGCCAGCGGGCCTCAGGGCCTGGCCGTGATCATGCTGTTGGTGGTCTGGGGGGCGATCCCCTTCGTGGTGATCACGTTGAGTGCGGGGCTCACCCAGGTCCCGAAGGAACTGGAGGAGGCGGCCCGGCTGGACGGTGCGGGCGCCTGGGGCGTCTTCCGCCATGTCACCCTGCCCATCCTCAAGCCGATCATCGTGATGCTCACGACCCTGTCGGTCATCTGGGACATGGGCGTCTTCCCACAGGTCTTCGTGATGCGCAACGGCCACCCGGAGGCCGAGTTCCAACTCCTCACCACGTATTCGTACGACCGCGCCTTCGTGGTCAACGACTACGCCCAGGGCTCGGCGATCGCCCTGCTCACCGTGCTGTTGCTGCTCGGTGTCGTCGCCGTCTACATGCGCCAGATGCTGAAGATCGGAGAGGTCGAATGA
- a CDS encoding carbohydrate ABC transporter permease, which produces MSTLTTPGPAPVRRKSKAGWNLLGLLVFVTAGFPVYWMLNTAFKPAKDAIDPDPSLLPTGLTLSNFSRALDIADFWGPVGRSLIVSLAVVAIGMVVGMLAALAISRFAFRGRKIVIVGILAVQMVPLVAMIIPVFLLLNDLDQYDKLSGLIITYLTFILPFTVWTLRGFIVNIPRELEEAAMVDGCSRTGAFVRVVFPLLAPGMVATSVYGFIQAWNEYLYALMLLSQKNQTATVWLGNFTTKHGTEYAPMMAGSTMMAVPIVVLFLLVQRKMAAGLTAGAVKG; this is translated from the coding sequence ATGAGCACGCTGACGACTCCTGGGCCCGCTCCCGTGCGCCGGAAGTCGAAGGCCGGCTGGAATCTCCTCGGCCTCCTCGTCTTCGTCACCGCGGGCTTCCCCGTCTACTGGATGCTGAACACGGCGTTCAAGCCGGCCAAGGACGCCATCGACCCGGACCCGAGCCTGCTGCCGACAGGACTGACCCTGTCCAACTTCAGCCGCGCGCTCGACATCGCGGACTTCTGGGGCCCGGTCGGCCGCAGCCTGATCGTGTCGCTCGCCGTGGTCGCGATCGGCATGGTCGTCGGCATGCTGGCCGCCCTCGCCATCTCCCGGTTCGCCTTCCGCGGCCGCAAGATCGTGATCGTGGGCATCCTCGCGGTCCAGATGGTCCCGCTGGTCGCCATGATCATCCCGGTGTTCCTGCTGCTCAACGACCTGGACCAGTACGACAAGCTCTCCGGCCTGATCATCACCTACCTGACCTTCATCCTCCCCTTCACGGTGTGGACGCTGCGCGGCTTCATCGTCAACATTCCGCGGGAACTGGAGGAAGCGGCGATGGTCGACGGCTGCTCCCGCACCGGCGCCTTCGTCCGGGTGGTCTTCCCGCTCCTGGCCCCCGGCATGGTCGCCACCTCGGTCTACGGCTTCATCCAGGCCTGGAACGAGTACCTGTACGCTCTCATGCTGCTCAGCCAGAAGAACCAGACCGCGACCGTCTGGCTCGGCAACTTCACCACCAAGCACGGCACCGAATACGCTCCGATGATGGCCGGATCCACCATGATGGCCGTGCCGATCGTGGTCCTCTTCCTCCTCGTTCAGCGCAAGATGGCCGCGGGTCTGACCGCCGGCGCCGTGAAGGGATGA
- a CDS encoding DUF3311 domain-containing protein gives MSNDPEVSRTVVTPARVAIAVCLVAPFVAMLWVGSYAKTDPAFIGIPFFYWYQMAWVLISTALTVTAYKLWQRDQRARSTQQGGASK, from the coding sequence ATGTCGAACGATCCGGAAGTGAGCAGAACGGTGGTGACACCCGCACGGGTCGCCATCGCCGTCTGCCTCGTCGCGCCCTTCGTGGCGATGCTGTGGGTGGGCTCGTACGCCAAGACGGACCCCGCGTTCATCGGCATCCCGTTCTTCTACTGGTACCAGATGGCGTGGGTGCTGATCTCCACCGCGCTGACGGTGACCGCCTACAAGCTGTGGCAGCGTGACCAGCGCGCCCGCTCGACCCAGCAGGGCGGTGCGTCGAAGTGA
- a CDS encoding extracellular solute-binding protein, whose protein sequence is MKRKLIAAIGIAGMMVSIAACGDDSGSGSSDKSGADAKELTVWLTVDAQNNWPQLVKSADAAVTKAHPGIKINHEYYGWPDKNTKLDAVLATDKAPDVVEMGNTEMLGYMVKGAFAPLDPAKFDKSSAWLDGLKASVTYQDKTYGVPYYAGGRVANWRKDLFASAGVKSTPKTYAELTSALNKVQKKEGDKFSAWYQPTRDWYAAMSFVYDAGGSIAAESGGQWKGNLSSPESVKGLTEFKNVVDKYMHGDKTKDESDRYIVYGQGKSGMIFGAAWEGATSETPENDKTGKLKGNLQNFVMPGPSGKNLPVFLGGSDLAVPVKSKAQAVAAEWINAFTGPAGQKGLIAKGNLPNNKTDLATLKKDPATAVPATAAESNWFVPMAPGWGQVEKAQILQTMLQNIGTGKKSVEAAAKEADAAIDKVINTK, encoded by the coding sequence GTGAAGCGCAAGCTGATAGCCGCGATCGGTATCGCGGGCATGATGGTCTCCATCGCGGCGTGCGGGGACGACAGTGGCAGCGGGAGCTCGGACAAGAGCGGCGCGGACGCCAAGGAACTGACCGTCTGGCTCACCGTCGACGCGCAGAACAACTGGCCGCAGCTGGTCAAGTCCGCCGACGCCGCGGTCACGAAGGCACACCCCGGCATCAAGATCAACCACGAGTACTACGGCTGGCCCGACAAGAACACCAAGCTCGACGCCGTTCTCGCCACCGACAAGGCCCCCGACGTCGTCGAGATGGGCAACACCGAGATGCTCGGTTACATGGTCAAGGGAGCCTTCGCCCCCCTCGACCCGGCCAAGTTCGACAAGTCCTCCGCCTGGCTGGACGGCCTCAAGGCCTCGGTGACGTACCAGGACAAGACGTACGGCGTTCCGTACTACGCCGGCGGCCGCGTCGCCAACTGGCGCAAGGACCTGTTCGCTTCGGCCGGCGTCAAGTCCACCCCGAAGACGTACGCCGAGCTGACCTCCGCCCTGAACAAGGTGCAGAAGAAGGAGGGCGACAAGTTCAGCGCCTGGTACCAGCCCACCCGTGACTGGTACGCGGCCATGTCCTTCGTCTACGACGCCGGCGGCTCCATCGCCGCCGAGTCGGGCGGCCAGTGGAAGGGCAATCTGTCCTCGCCGGAGTCCGTCAAGGGCCTCACCGAGTTCAAGAACGTCGTCGACAAGTACATGCACGGCGACAAGACCAAGGACGAGTCCGACCGTTACATCGTCTACGGCCAGGGCAAGTCCGGCATGATCTTCGGCGCGGCCTGGGAGGGCGCGACCTCCGAGACGCCGGAGAACGACAAGACCGGCAAGCTCAAGGGCAACCTCCAGAACTTCGTGATGCCCGGCCCGTCCGGCAAGAACCTCCCCGTCTTCCTGGGCGGTTCGGACCTCGCCGTCCCGGTGAAGTCGAAGGCGCAGGCCGTCGCCGCCGAGTGGATCAACGCGTTCACCGGTCCCGCCGGCCAGAAGGGCCTGATCGCCAAGGGCAACCTGCCCAACAACAAGACCGACCTCGCCACGCTCAAGAAGGACCCGGCGACGGCGGTTCCGGCCACCGCGGCCGAGTCCAACTGGTTCGTCCCGATGGCACCGGGCTGGGGCCAGGTCGAGAAGGCCCAGATCCTGCAGACCATGCTGCAGAACATCGGCACCGGCAAGAAGTCGGTCGAGGCGGCCGCGAAGGAAGCGGACGCCGCGATCGACAAGGTCATCAACACCAAATGA
- a CDS encoding sodium:solute symporter family protein, whose product MNDGVNGVALGVFIFFFLAVTVMGFLAARWRRADDEHSLDEWGLGGRSFGTWVTWFLLGGDLYTAYTFVAVPAAIYAAGAAGFFAVPYTILVYPLIFTFLPRLWSVSHKHGYVTTSDFVRGRFGSKGLSLAVAVTGILATMPYIALQLVGIQAVLDVMGVGGGEDTNWFVKDLPLLIAFGVLAAYTYSSGLRAPALIAFVKDTLIYIVIAVAIIYIPIKLGGFDDIFAKAGEAFSQTNPATGKPRGALVPAEAGQWTYATLALGSALALFMYPHSITATLSSRSREVIRRNTTILPLYSLMLGLLALLGFMAIAAGVKVTNGQLAIPQLFENMFPDWFAGVAFAAIGIGALVPAAIMSIAAANLFTRNIYKDFIKPDATPKEETRVSKLVSLLVKVGALAFVLTMDKTVAINFQLLGGIWILQTFPALVGGLFTRWFHRWALLAGWAVGMVYGTVAAYGVASPTQKHFGGSAKEIPGIGEIGYIGLTAFVLNVVVTVVLTFVLKALKAPDGIDETSPQDYTADAGDRGVQTELPPATAGSAH is encoded by the coding sequence GTGAACGACGGCGTGAACGGCGTCGCACTCGGCGTCTTCATCTTCTTCTTCCTGGCCGTCACGGTCATGGGCTTCCTCGCCGCGCGCTGGCGCAGGGCCGACGACGAGCACAGCCTCGACGAGTGGGGCCTGGGCGGACGCTCCTTCGGCACCTGGGTCACCTGGTTCCTGCTCGGCGGTGACCTGTACACGGCCTACACCTTCGTGGCGGTCCCGGCGGCGATCTACGCGGCGGGCGCGGCCGGCTTCTTCGCGGTGCCCTACACGATCCTGGTGTACCCGCTGATCTTCACCTTCCTGCCCCGCCTGTGGTCGGTGTCCCACAAGCACGGGTACGTGACCACGTCGGACTTCGTGCGCGGCCGCTTCGGCTCGAAGGGGCTCTCGCTGGCGGTGGCCGTGACCGGCATCCTCGCCACGATGCCGTACATCGCGCTCCAACTGGTCGGCATCCAGGCGGTGCTGGACGTGATGGGCGTCGGCGGCGGCGAGGACACCAACTGGTTCGTCAAGGACCTGCCGCTGCTGATCGCGTTCGGTGTGCTGGCGGCGTACACGTACTCGTCGGGCCTGCGCGCCCCCGCCCTCATCGCCTTCGTCAAGGACACGCTGATCTACATCGTCATCGCGGTGGCGATCATCTACATCCCGATCAAGCTGGGCGGCTTCGACGACATCTTCGCCAAGGCGGGCGAGGCGTTCAGCCAGACCAACCCGGCGACGGGCAAGCCACGCGGCGCCCTGGTCCCGGCCGAGGCCGGCCAATGGACGTACGCCACGCTCGCGTTGGGCTCCGCGCTGGCGCTCTTCATGTACCCGCACTCGATCACGGCGACGCTGTCCTCGCGCAGCCGTGAGGTGATCCGCCGCAACACCACGATCCTGCCGCTGTACTCGCTGATGCTGGGCCTGCTCGCGCTGCTGGGCTTCATGGCGATCGCGGCCGGGGTCAAGGTCACCAACGGCCAGCTGGCGATCCCGCAGCTCTTCGAGAACATGTTCCCGGACTGGTTCGCGGGCGTGGCCTTCGCGGCGATCGGCATCGGCGCACTGGTCCCGGCGGCGATCATGTCGATCGCCGCGGCGAACCTCTTCACCCGCAACATCTACAAGGACTTCATCAAGCCGGACGCGACACCGAAGGAGGAGACGCGGGTCTCCAAGCTGGTGTCGCTGCTCGTGAAGGTGGGCGCCCTGGCCTTCGTCCTGACCATGGACAAGACGGTCGCGATCAACTTCCAGCTCCTCGGCGGCATCTGGATCCTGCAGACCTTCCCGGCCCTGGTCGGCGGCCTGTTCACCCGCTGGTTCCACCGCTGGGCACTGCTCGCCGGCTGGGCGGTCGGCATGGTGTACGGCACGGTCGCCGCGTACGGGGTCGCCTCGCCGACGCAGAAGCACTTCGGCGGCTCGGCGAAGGAGATCCCCGGCATCGGGGAGATCGGCTACATCGGTCTGACGGCGTTCGTCCTGAACGTCGTCGTCACGGTGGTCCTCACCTTCGTCCTGAAGGCCCTCAAGGCCCCCGACGGCATCGACGAGACGTCCCCGCAGGACTACACGGCCGACGCGGGCGACCGGGGCGTCCAGACGGAACTGCCGCCGGCCACGGCGGGCTCCGCGCACTGA
- a CDS encoding glycoside hydrolase family 3 protein produces MTTIASGTDTLTRDALTVLQPGFTGTTAPDWLLRRLGEGLASVGLFGRNIASLDQLAALTAQLRAERDDVLVAIDEEGGDVTRLEVRTGSSFPGNHALGAVDDVELTREVALELGRRLAACGVNFNWAPSADVNSNPGNPVIGVRSFGAAPDLVARHTAAYVTGLQSAGVAACTKHFPGHGDTAIDSHHALPRIDADVSVLHDRELTPFRAAIAAGTRAVMTAHILVPALDPERPATLSRRVLTDLLRGELGYDGLIVTDGMEMQAIAGTYGIERGSVLALAAGVDAICVGGGLADDETVRGLCDALVTAVRTGELPEERLADAADRVRTLARWAASTSSRGNETGASPVASALPSSPVSQGSPTSLSSPASPVPASPAVDDVGLRAARRALRLTGAENFTPLTEPPFVAALTPVANIAVGDETPWGVAAELARLLPGTQTGTFTDEHAGPAALEAAGRRRIVAVVRDEHRHPWMAAALGTLLAARPDTIVVEMGLPQAAPRGALHIATHGAARVCGRAAAEVVAGV; encoded by the coding sequence ATGACGACAATCGCGAGCGGTACGGACACCCTGACGCGAGACGCCCTCACCGTCCTCCAGCCAGGCTTCACGGGCACCACAGCCCCCGACTGGCTGCTGCGTCGCCTCGGCGAGGGCCTCGCCTCGGTCGGCCTGTTCGGCCGCAACATCGCCTCCCTTGATCAACTGGCCGCCCTCACCGCCCAGTTGCGCGCCGAACGCGACGACGTGCTGGTCGCGATCGACGAGGAGGGCGGAGACGTCACGCGCCTGGAGGTGCGCACGGGCTCCAGCTTCCCCGGCAACCACGCGCTGGGTGCGGTGGACGACGTGGAGCTGACCCGGGAGGTGGCTCTCGAACTCGGCCGTCGCCTCGCGGCCTGCGGCGTGAACTTCAACTGGGCGCCCTCGGCCGACGTGAACTCGAACCCCGGCAACCCGGTGATCGGCGTGCGTTCCTTCGGCGCCGCCCCCGACCTGGTCGCCCGGCACACCGCCGCCTATGTCACCGGCCTCCAGTCCGCCGGAGTCGCCGCCTGCACCAAGCACTTCCCGGGGCACGGCGACACGGCGATCGACTCCCACCACGCGCTGCCGCGCATCGACGCGGACGTTTCCGTGCTGCACGACCGTGAACTCACCCCGTTCCGCGCGGCGATCGCGGCCGGTACCCGGGCCGTGATGACCGCTCACATCCTGGTCCCGGCCCTGGACCCGGAACGCCCCGCCACCCTGTCCCGGCGGGTCCTGACCGACCTGCTGCGCGGCGAACTCGGCTACGACGGCCTGATCGTCACCGACGGCATGGAGATGCAGGCCATCGCCGGCACCTATGGCATCGAACGCGGCAGCGTCCTCGCCCTCGCGGCCGGCGTCGACGCCATCTGCGTGGGCGGCGGCCTGGCCGACGACGAGACGGTACGCGGCCTGTGCGACGCCCTCGTCACCGCCGTCCGCACCGGCGAACTCCCCGAGGAGCGCCTGGCGGACGCGGCGGATCGCGTCCGGACCCTGGCCCGCTGGGCGGCGTCGACGAGCAGCCGGGGGAACGAGACGGGGGCCTCCCCGGTCGCGTCGGCTCTTCCCTCTTCTCCTGTCTCGCAAGGCTCTCCGACCTCCCTGAGCTCTCCTGCTTCTCCGGTCCCGGCGTCTCCCGCCGTCGACGACGTCGGTCTCCGTGCCGCCCGCCGTGCCCTGCGCCTCACCGGCGCTGAGAACTTCACCCCGCTCACCGAGCCCCCGTTCGTCGCCGCGCTCACCCCGGTGGCCAACATCGCCGTGGGCGACGAGACCCCCTGGGGCGTTGCCGCGGAGCTGGCCCGTCTGCTCCCAGGCACGCAGACGGGGACTTTCACCGACGAGCACGCCGGTCCGGCCGCCCTGGAAGCGGCGGGCAGGCGCCGCATCGTGGCCGTGGTCCGCGACGAACACCGTCATCCCTGGATGGCCGCCGCCCTCGGCACCCTGCTGGCCGCCCGCCCCGACACGATCGTCGTCGAGATGGGTCTGCCTCAGGCAGCCCCCCGAGGCGCCCTCCACATCGCCACCCACGGCGCGGCCCGCGTCTGCGGCCGAGCGGCGGCGGAGGTCGTCGCAGGCGTGTAG